The Gemmatimonadota bacterium genome segment GGACTACGCCCTGCGAAATGCCACCTGGCACGTGACGAATGTCCTGCGTGACGTGCGCCGCGAGAGTGACGATCGCAAGGAAGGGTTCTTCGATACCTTTACGTCGCACGCAGAGGGCTGGCCCGAGCCTTACCCTTTCGATTCGGCCGAAGCGGCGACTCGAAACCTTCGAAGGGCGGCAAAGAGCATCGGGGCCAGTCTGCTCGGGATATGCGAATACGATGAGCGATGGGTTTACAGGACCCGCTACAGCGAGCAGACCCAGAAAGACAAACCGGTCGATATTCCCGGAGACCTGCCGTACGTCATCGTCATCGGCGAGCCCATGGATTTCGGTCTGACGGAGACGGTGCCCTCCGCGCTATCCGGTTCGGCCACCGGCATGGGATATACCTACGATACCGTCATATTGCTCACGATCACTCAGTACATCAGAAACCTGGGCTACCGGGCGGTCGCCTCGATGAACGACTCTGCCCTGGCGATTCCCCTCGCTGTGCAGGCGGGGCTTGGAGAAGTCGGGCGGCACAGCCTTCTGATTACCAGGGAGTACGGCCCGCGGCTCAGGCTCGGCAAGATCTTTACCGACATGCCATTGGAAATCGACGAGCCCGTCCGGTTCGGCGTGAAGGAATTCTGTGACATCTGCCAACGCTGCAGCGCCGCCTGCCCGCCCAGGGCGATCCCACACCAGGCGCCGTCACGGGAACCGCACAGCGTTTCGAATCTGAAGGGCGTACTCAAGTGGACCACGAACGCCGAGAAGTGCTTTCGCTTCTGGGTGGGCCAGAACTCGGATTGCTCCATTTGCATACGGGTCTGCCCGTACAATCGCGACTTCAGCAAATGGTACAACCGCCTGTGGCGCCGTCTCGCTGGAACCCGGTTGAGAAAACTCATGCTGATGATCGACAAGACTTTCCTGCCGCGCGAACGCGCCAGCGCTCCGCAGTGGTGGGCGAAACAAAGGTAAGGCAGTCGAAGTTGGACTTGCGTCGAGGGCTGCCAGTGCTGTATCAGCCTTGTAACGCCGTATCGGTGGCCGCAGAACCGCCCCGGGACAGGAAGCTAAGTTTCCGGATCGCCCTTGAAAGCTTCGGAAACGACAAACAGGTCCGTCAGCAAGGCCCGCAGGTGAATGGACCCGTTGACGTTGTCGATGAGCATGGAGCTGATGCCGGGCCGCGAATTGACCAGCCGGACCAGGCCCAGGGTCTTGCGGGCATCCTCTGCCACGGCGTCGATGAAGTCTTCCACGCCGTAGTCGAGAGCGCCGTGCTGTCGAACGACCGAGGCAACCTCCTCGCCCAGTCCATCCAGCGCGGACTCCATCTTGCCGAGGAATTCCCTGAGCTGGAATCCGACGCCGGAACCGCTGGCGTCGCTGTCCGTGAGCCGCCCCTGGGCCGCATAGGCGAGCATGAACTCGTAGCCTGCCTCGATGGCATCGATGCGTTCGTTCAGATTCAAGCTGCGCCCTTCTTGACGTACCGGCAATTGAGTTAGAATCGCAACGTGTCGGCAATATCCTGTGGGTCCGTAACCATGCGAAAACTACAGTTCACCGTTTCAGGTCTCCTGCTTTGCCTCTCTTTCGGACAGGTTTACGGGCAGAGTGACGCTGGCAGGCAGGAAGCGGATCTGATTCTGGATCACGCGACCGTTGTAACCATGGATGAGGCGTATCGGGTTATTGAAAACGGCGCAGTGGTCATAAGCGATGGATTGATTGTCGACATCGGGCAGCGCGACATTCTGGAACGCTATGAGGCGACGAACGTATTGGACGTGTCCGGCGACATCGTCATGCCAGGCTTCGTTAATACGCATACGCACCTGGCGATGTCCGTATTTCGGACGCTTGGCGAGGACATTGCCGATCGACTTCACCGGTACCTCTTTCCGCTCGAAGCGCAGTTCGCGGATCTGGAGATGGTGCGAATCGGGACGCGCCTGGGGGTACTCGAAAGCATCAAGGGCGGTACGACGACATTGGTCGACATGTATTACTTCGAGGGCGTAGTCGCTGAGGTGCTCGACAAGGCAGGTCTGCGTGGAGTGGTTGGCGAAACCATTATGACCTTCAAGACGCCGGATGCTGATAAGCCATCCGACGCAATTCAGCGAACGATAGACTTAATACATCAATACAAGGACCATCCAAGGATTTTCCCGGCCTTTGCGCCGCATGGTCCTTACACGAATTCCACTGAAACTCTACG includes the following:
- a CDS encoding reductive dehalogenase; the encoded protein is MLHPRRKKMKFKLPIDAKTGFDVSEDFERFDQRNEIYCRSEWDPEITSEKAAEFFRGHYMPHARARKADGFSQRDYALRNATWHVTNVLRDVRRESDDRKEGFFDTFTSHAEGWPEPYPFDSAEAATRNLRRAAKSIGASLLGICEYDERWVYRTRYSEQTQKDKPVDIPGDLPYVIVIGEPMDFGLTETVPSALSGSATGMGYTYDTVILLTITQYIRNLGYRAVASMNDSALAIPLAVQAGLGEVGRHSLLITREYGPRLRLGKIFTDMPLEIDEPVRFGVKEFCDICQRCSAACPPRAIPHQAPSREPHSVSNLKGVLKWTTNAEKCFRFWVGQNSDCSICIRVCPYNRDFSKWYNRLWRRLAGTRLRKLMLMIDKTFLPRERASAPQWWAKQR